A stretch of the Fusarium musae strain F31 chromosome 2, whole genome shotgun sequence genome encodes the following:
- a CDS encoding hypothetical protein (EggNog:ENOG41), with protein MIIAHNRLYNSTDNMDQQEPPEFILDVFADPRSVRILHTIFFNRFFPSIVPKTREVLDTTLPYVDDDELETMIDQRVAALERQIDVQRSSGGANSASTGSGNGGRGQLVVQFFEKRRRKAWLSRGDEEVCWECWTIKVTVAEPRTESERAKVRRAMEQTLSATAMKIVAFVNTHKDHIPPITTQGTNPFPYKINIDQKEAAGWATRMRIY; from the exons ATGATCATAGCCCACAATCGACTCTACAACAGCACCGATAATATGGATCAACAAGAACCACCAGAGTTTATCCTCGACGTATTCGCCGACCCGCGCTCGGTTC GAATACTGCATACCATATTCTTCAACCGATTTTTCCCTTCCATCGTCCCAAAAACCCGCGAGGTCCTTGACACGACGCTTCCCTAtgttgacgacgacgagcttGAGACTATGATAGATCAACGCGTCGCGGCACTTGAGCGTCAGATCGATGTCCAGCGCTCATCGGGTGGTGCTAACAGCGCCAGCACCGGAAGTGGTAACGGTGGGCGTGGTCAGCTCGTTGTCCAGTTTTTCGAGAAACGTCGTCGCAAAGCTTGGCTGTCCCGTGGCGACGAAGAGGTCTGTTGGGAGTGTTGGACCATCAAAGTCACTGTCGCCGAGCCAAGAACGGAGAGTG AACGTGCTAAAGTTCGACGAGCAATGGAGCAGACCCTGTCAGCAACAGCGATGAAGATTGTCGCATTCGTCAATACACACAAAGATCACATACCGCCCATCACAACCCAGGGTACTAACCCATTCCCCTACAAGATCAACATTGACCAAAAAGAGGCGGCAGGTTGGGCAACACGGATGCGTATATACTAA